AGATTGTGCGCTGCTTCCGCGATGAAGATTTGCGCGCTGATCGCCAGCCGGAGTTCACGCAGATTGACCTGGAGATGACCTTCCCACAGCCCGACCGTGTGTTTGAAGTAGTTGAGGGATTTCTTACGGCAGCGTTCCGCGCGGCAGGATCGCAGATCAAGACGCCATTTCCACGCATGACCTACGATGAAGCCATCCGGCAGTATGGCAGCGACAAGCCGGACATGCGCTTACCGGCCATGACAGATGTACGCGATTGTTTCGCGCCCGAGAACCTGCAGACGCTCAACGTCGCCGCTGATCTGCCGATGATGGCGATCCGCATCCCCAGCGTCGGTGAACTGTCGCGTAAAGAACGGGACGAGATCAAGCCCCTGTTCGGTGACCGCAAAGACGCCAAGCTTTTCGAAGACATCAAGCGTCTGGAGAAGTCGTTTCCTGAAGCCGTGGACAAAATCCGTGAGAAGACCGGCGCCGAGCCGGGCGATCTATTGGTGATTGTGGCCGGAAACGGGCCTCCGCCACAGCACCCATCCGAAGGCGGCGTGAAGCCGGAGGTCAAACAGCACGATCATGCGGTTTACACCGCCGCCGGCGCGCTACGCGTCGCCCTGGGACAGAAATATGCTGAGAAGCACGGCGTGTTCAAGCGTGACGATTTCCGCTTTCTCTGGGTCACCGATTTTCCCATGTTCGAGTGGGACGCGGAAGGCAAGCGCTGGGCGGCGGCACACCATCCGTTTACCTCGCCGCATGAGCGCGACATGGACAAACTGGAATCCGATCCCGGGGCAGTGCGCGCACTCGCCTATGACGTCGTGCTGAACGGGACGGAGCTGGGCTCAGGCTCGATCCGTATTCACCGGCAGGACATCCAGAAGAAGATCTTTCGCGCGCTAGGCATGACTGAAGAAGAGGCGCGCTCCCGCTTCGGATTTTTTCTGGAAGCGCTGGAGTATGGCACCCCGCCGCACGGCGGGATCGCGCTTGGGCTTGATCGCATTGTCATGATCCTCGCCGGTGCAGACAGCCTGCGCGAAGTGATTCCTTTCCCCAAGACCGCGAAGGCAGTTGACCTGATGGTCGACGCGCCCACTCCGGTGAGCGAGTCGCAATTGCGGGAACTGGGAATTGCGGTGCGAAAGAAAGCGGCGCCGGAGTAAGTATTTTTGTTTGGCTTTCAATGGATTTGCCAGATGTGACAGCAGCACAAGGATTTGTGCTCAAACAAACGGTCGGCGCCATATTAACTCACGTGGGCACAGGCGCCCTCGCCTGTGCGGCTGAGCGCCAGCTCGGCACGGTCTTCAAACACAATGCTGAGCTTCGCTCAGCCGCCCAGCCGAGGGCGGCTGGGCCTACGCATTTCAGGCGGGATGCACTTCCCTTTGGATTTGCTCGCTTTTGATTTAATCTTCCAGCAACAGCTTTTCATCTGCAGCGAACGAACTCATGGGCAAAATTCACGTTCTCCCGGAGCACGTGGCCAACAAGATCGCGGCCGGCGAGGTGGTGGAGCGGCCTGCGTCAGTGGTCAAGGAACTCCTCGAGAATGCATTGGATGCGGGCGCGCGGCGCATCCGGGTGAACATCGAGGCGGGTGGCAAGCGGCTGATTCAAGTGATTGATGATGGCTGCGGCATGGTGCGTGATGACGCCATGCTGGCCTTTGAGCGTCATGCGACCTCGAAGATCAAAGATGCCGAGGATCTGCTTTATATAGCAACCCTGGGATTTCGCGGTGAGGCATTGCCCTCGATTGCATCGGTATCGCGGCTACGGTTAGAGACGCGCGCGCCCGATGATGTCGCCGGCACGCTGATCGAAATCAGTGGTGGGAAGCTTTTGCGCGTGGAAGAAATGGGGCTGCCGCCCGGCACTTCGATCGCAATCCGCGATCTTTTCTTCAACACGCCGGCGCGCAAGAAGTTTCTGAAGGCAGAGTCCACGGAGCTCTCGCACATCGCGTCTCTGGTGACGCATTACGCGCTGGCGCACCCGGACAAGCATTTCGAGCTGCACTCGGCGACCAACGCCATGCTGGTGGCGGCGCCGGTGGCAAGCCACGCGGAACGTATTTATCAGGTGTTCGGCAAGGAGACTCTCGACCAGCTCATCCCGGTTGCCGCAGCCGCGCCGCTGGCGCGCATCGGATTGCCCCAACCGCCACCCTGGGCGAAAGAGAAGATGGTTGCAGATGAGGACGATGAGCGAAGCGCTGGTCCGGGCGAGATTCGTGTGCACGGGTTCGTTTCCAAGCCCGAGATCCAAAAGCTCAACCGCAATTCGATTTTTGTGTTCGTGAACCAGCGGCTGATTCGCGATCGTCTGGTGCAACACGCGCTCACCGAAGCCTATCGCAACATCCTGCCGCCCACAGTTTTTCCTGTGGTGCTGCTTTTCCTGGAACTGCCACACGCCGAAGTGGACGTTAATGTGCATCCCTCAAAGACTGAAGTCCGTTTTCGCCAGTCCGCAGTGATGCACGACTTCGTTCGCGACTCGGTGCGCGCGGCGTTGATGAAGGCGCGTCCGGCGCCCCAGTTTGCAACCGAGATCAGCGCGCGCCCGACGGCCACGCCGTCGCTTTCCGGCAGCAGAACCTGGGGAAGCTCCGCTGCGCCCGCGGAGGCGCCTGTCTCCGGAGCCTGGCGGGAACTCTACACGCCTCCAGCCGGCGAGTTTGCATTGCGGCCAAATGAACTGCCTCCAGAAACACAGCGGCTTGGTTTTGAGAATGGCTTCGCCGTGGAAGGCAACGCCGCATTGGCGGTAGCGCGCTTTCCGCGACAGACATTCGGTGGGCCAGTTCCCGC
The DNA window shown above is from Terriglobales bacterium and carries:
- the aspS gene encoding aspartate--tRNA ligase, coding for EIETPFMTRSTPEGARDYLVPSRVQPGNFYALPQSPQIFKQLLMVSGYERYFQIVRCFRDEDLRADRQPEFTQIDLEMTFPQPDRVFEVVEGFLTAAFRAAGSQIKTPFPRMTYDEAIRQYGSDKPDMRLPAMTDVRDCFAPENLQTLNVAADLPMMAIRIPSVGELSRKERDEIKPLFGDRKDAKLFEDIKRLEKSFPEAVDKIREKTGAEPGDLLVIVAGNGPPPQHPSEGGVKPEVKQHDHAVYTAAGALRVALGQKYAEKHGVFKRDDFRFLWVTDFPMFEWDAEGKRWAAAHHPFTSPHERDMDKLESDPGAVRALAYDVVLNGTELGSGSIRIHRQDIQKKIFRALGMTEEEARSRFGFFLEALEYGTPPHGGIALGLDRIVMILAGADSLREVIPFPKTAKAVDLMVDAPTPVSESQLRELGIAVRKKAAPE
- the mutL gene encoding DNA mismatch repair endonuclease MutL: MGKIHVLPEHVANKIAAGEVVERPASVVKELLENALDAGARRIRVNIEAGGKRLIQVIDDGCGMVRDDAMLAFERHATSKIKDAEDLLYIATLGFRGEALPSIASVSRLRLETRAPDDVAGTLIEISGGKLLRVEEMGLPPGTSIAIRDLFFNTPARKKFLKAESTELSHIASLVTHYALAHPDKHFELHSATNAMLVAAPVASHAERIYQVFGKETLDQLIPVAAAAPLARIGLPQPPPWAKEKMVADEDDERSAGPGEIRVHGFVSKPEIQKLNRNSIFVFVNQRLIRDRLVQHALTEAYRNILPPTVFPVVLLFLELPHAEVDVNVHPSKTEVRFRQSAVMHDFVRDSVRAALMKARPAPQFATEISARPTATPSLSGSRTWGSSAAPAEAPVSGAWRELYTPPAGEFALRPNELPPETQRLGFENGFAVEGNAALAVARFPRQTFGGPVPAMAPAPLPDMGKDTCAGPLPEENVGDETLASLSTLKPLGQIRNSFILAINEDGLWIVDQHVAHERVLFEKVLRQRSLAKVESQRLLMPLVLELTAGQQAVFSEISDELTRNGFEVEPFGSRSVAVKIAPAGIDAAQIESMLHELLEQIAAEEQALNLEKVSHRIAASIACHAAIKVNMPLEQNKMEWLLAELAKTDCPMTCPHGRPVVLRYSVKDIQRAFKRI